One window from the genome of Candidatus Moraniibacteriota bacterium encodes:
- a CDS encoding S41 family peptidase has protein sequence MENDNNLIPEQETDQLERKNRKLFNRALLFGLVVMLVALGFWLGFSQGKKEVAPPQEALPLEQTIIINQDREKNRVLDFSLFWKAWDLLKEKYVDSAKLDSRQLLYGAIKGLLQATGDPYTVFFDPEESKKFNEEIAGSFEGIGAEMGIKGGMLTIIAPLEGSPAEKAGLRAGDKVIKINGENSAEMGIEEAVDKIRGPKGTEVKLTIFRNGDKEAKEIAVQRDIINVKSVKAEFKDNGIAYVKISRFGEDTDREFNSAANQIINQKAKGIILDLRNNPGGYLDAAVNIASKMIPKDQVVVIEEDSGKNQKKLLTRGGDLLSQIPTIVIINEGSASASEILAGALREDRDNVTLVGKRSFGKGSVQELVPLPQDIAVKITVARWLTPKGEQINEVGINPDVEVDLTSDDYENNRDPQLDRTMEILKEKISH, from the coding sequence ATGGAAAACGATAATAATCTTATCCCGGAGCAGGAAACAGATCAATTAGAGCGGAAAAATAGAAAGCTTTTTAATCGGGCGCTTTTATTCGGGCTGGTTGTGATGCTGGTGGCTTTGGGGTTCTGGCTTGGATTCAGTCAGGGGAAAAAGGAAGTCGCGCCGCCGCAGGAAGCCCTGCCGCTGGAACAAACTATTATTATCAATCAAGACCGGGAGAAAAACCGCGTTCTTGACTTTTCTCTTTTCTGGAAGGCGTGGGATTTGCTCAAAGAAAAATATGTTGATTCGGCCAAGCTTGATTCCCGACAATTGCTCTACGGCGCGATAAAGGGTTTGCTTCAGGCAACTGGCGATCCCTACACGGTTTTTTTTGATCCGGAAGAGAGTAAAAAATTCAATGAGGAAATAGCCGGGAGCTTCGAAGGCATCGGGGCGGAAATGGGGATTAAAGGCGGGATGCTGACTATCATCGCGCCTCTGGAGGGATCGCCGGCGGAAAAAGCCGGGCTTAGGGCTGGGGATAAAGTTATTAAAATCAACGGGGAGAACAGCGCTGAAATGGGAATTGAGGAAGCAGTGGATAAAATCCGCGGTCCCAAAGGAACCGAAGTGAAACTTACCATCTTTCGAAACGGCGATAAAGAGGCAAAGGAAATCGCCGTTCAGCGCGATATCATCAACGTGAAGAGCGTCAAAGCAGAATTCAAAGATAACGGCATTGCCTACGTGAAAATCTCGCGCTTCGGGGAAGATACCGACCGCGAGTTTAATTCGGCGGCAAATCAAATTATTAACCAAAAAGCAAAAGGCATAATTCTTGATCTTCGCAACAACCCGGGCGGTTATCTTGACGCGGCGGTAAATATCGCCAGCAAAATGATTCCCAAGGATCAGGTGGTGGTGATTGAAGAAGACAGCGGTAAAAATCAGAAAAAACTTTTGACCCGCGGCGGAGATCTGCTTAGTCAGATACCGACTATTGTCATTATTAACGAAGGAAGCGCCAGTGCTTCGGAAATTTTGGCAGGAGCGTTGCGCGAAGATCGGGACAATGTGACACTGGTGGGAAAGCGTTCTTTCGGAAAAGGATCAGTTCAAGAACTTGTTCCTCTTCCCCAGGATATAGCAGTAAAAATAACGGTAGCCCGCTGGCTTACTCCAAAGGGAGAGCAAATAAATGAAGTAGGGATTAACCCCGATGTTGAAGTAGATCTTACCAGCGATGATTATGAAAACAACCGCGATCCGCAATTGGATAGAACAATGGAAATACTCAAGGAAAAAATTTCCCATTGA
- a CDS encoding glycosyltransferase family 2 protein, with protein MELSIAINSYRNTELLKLCLDSIKENITGISYEMIVADSATQEATAIMMREDYPEVKFFPFKKNVGFQALLKKAVEESTGIYILILNYDIIVTKGSVESLLGFIKNNPAAGIVGPQLLNFNGTLQYSCFRFYRPITIVYRRTFLRKFKFAQKHLDWFLMKDYNHRRPQEVDWIMGSAMLVSREAVKKVGLMDPQFFMYMEDVDWCRRFWEAGCKVMYFPLSKMHHYHGKGSAKKGFFYSLFFNRLTWIHIFSAVKYFKKYWGKPVPQHN; from the coding sequence ATGGAACTCTCAATCGCCATAAACAGCTATAGAAACACGGAGCTTTTAAAGTTGTGCCTTGATTCAATTAAAGAAAACATCACTGGCATTTCCTACGAAATGATTGTAGCTGACAGTGCTACCCAGGAAGCCACGGCAATTATGATGCGCGAGGACTATCCCGAGGTAAAATTTTTTCCTTTTAAGAAAAATGTCGGATTTCAAGCACTTTTGAAAAAAGCGGTAGAAGAAAGTACTGGAATATATATCCTCATTCTTAATTACGACATAATAGTAACAAAGGGTTCTGTTGAATCACTCCTTGGATTTATTAAAAACAATCCGGCGGCAGGCATTGTCGGTCCCCAGCTTCTTAATTTTAACGGGACGCTTCAGTATTCTTGTTTCAGGTTTTATCGGCCGATTACCATCGTTTACCGGAGAACTTTTTTGAGAAAATTTAAATTTGCTCAAAAACACCTCGACTGGTTTTTAATGAAGGATTATAATCACCGCCGTCCCCAAGAAGTGGATTGGATAATGGGTTCAGCCATGCTGGTTTCCAGAGAAGCGGTGAAAAAAGTAGGCCTGATGGATCCCCAATTTTTTATGTATATGGAAGACGTTGACTGGTGCCGGCGCTTTTGGGAAGCGGGTTGCAAAGTTATGTACTTTCCGCTCTCTAAAATGCACCACTATCACGGAAAAGGAAGCGCCAAGAAAGGATTTTTTTATTCGCTGTTTTTTAACCGACTCACCTGGATTCATATTTTTAGCGCCGTAAAATACTTTAAGAAATACTGGGGAAAACCAGTACCTCAACATAACTGA
- a CDS encoding LCP family protein has product MDVSYNPPPQKRFYQTLWFKLLVAFFIILLIGGGALAWKTGYILNKISVDGNIFKSLVHAIPGVTDTLKGEKEGRINILLLGMRGENIPGGGLLADTIMVMSIKPEENKAAIVSIPRDLYVNNPGWGNKTKINAVYAAGEENGKKQGIADMEKVVGEVVGIPIHYGASINFDGFKQLVDAIGGVEITLDQPFSESVQFREAHVCDPNVFTMPTGQYEIKKNKKGRITARYPLCTNKNVECGGNFTLPAGKSVLDGKTALCFVRSRATSNDFERAKRQQIVLQQIKEKALQIGTLTDFGKVNAIFNALGDNVRTDLEPWEMQKFFALYQKMGNPQIFQRVLENTEEGMLYSPPETPETGYILLPRGDNYSRIQEMFQNIFSLPPQSDIKPK; this is encoded by the coding sequence ATGGATGTTTCTTACAATCCTCCTCCTCAAAAACGTTTTTACCAGACCCTCTGGTTTAAACTGCTGGTCGCTTTTTTTATTATTCTCCTTATTGGCGGAGGCGCCCTCGCCTGGAAAACCGGTTATATTTTAAACAAAATTTCCGTGGACGGAAACATTTTTAAAAGTTTGGTTCATGCCATTCCGGGAGTGACGGATACTCTGAAAGGGGAAAAAGAAGGAAGGATAAATATTTTGCTTTTAGGAATGCGGGGTGAAAATATTCCTGGCGGAGGGCTTCTGGCCGATACGATTATGGTGATGAGTATTAAGCCGGAGGAAAACAAGGCGGCAATCGTTTCCATTCCCCGCGACCTTTATGTTAATAATCCCGGATGGGGAAACAAAACGAAAATCAACGCCGTTTACGCCGCCGGCGAGGAAAACGGAAAAAAGCAGGGGATAGCCGATATGGAAAAAGTGGTAGGCGAAGTAGTGGGCATTCCCATTCATTACGGAGCCAGTATTAATTTTGACGGCTTTAAGCAATTAGTTGACGCCATCGGCGGGGTGGAAATTACTTTAGACCAGCCCTTCAGTGAATCTGTGCAATTTCGGGAGGCGCACGTTTGCGACCCCAATGTTTTTACGATGCCAACGGGCCAATATGAAATCAAAAAAAATAAGAAGGGGAGAATAACAGCTCGTTATCCTCTTTGCACCAACAAAAATGTTGAATGCGGGGGAAATTTCACGCTTCCGGCAGGGAAAAGTGTTCTGGACGGAAAAACAGCGCTTTGCTTTGTCCGCTCGCGGGCCACTTCCAATGATTTTGAACGGGCTAAGCGCCAGCAGATAGTACTCCAGCAAATTAAGGAAAAAGCGCTCCAGATAGGGACGCTCACTGATTTTGGAAAAGTGAACGCCATATTTAACGCTTTGGGCGATAATGTACGCACTGATTTAGAACCCTGGGAAATGCAGAAATTTTTCGCACTTTACCAAAAAATGGGAAATCCCCAGATATTTCAGAGAGTGCTGGAGAATACAGAAGAAGGAATGCTTTATTCCCCTCCTGAAACTCCGGAGACCGGCTACATCCTGCTTCCCCGGGGGGACAATTATTCCAGGATCCAGGAAATGTTTCAGAACATCTTTTCGCTCCCACCGCAGTCAGACATAAAGCCGAAATAA
- a CDS encoding glycosyltransferase family 1 protein, with product MKIGIDIRNIGKKRTGDEVVFFNLVKNLTFINSRNEYFLFTDITDTVVLRNMVMKPLGIENRSNFKIVSLKAANKFIWNSWTLPRYLRRHPVDVYHTQYITPFFVPKKIKIITTIHDISFNFFPQLIKFSDLFFLKILIPLSLKRANKIIAVSHFTKDEIVKYYKINPEKIETVHNSVDDDFLRNDPSPEELEKVRKKYSLPAKFMLYIGTMQPRKNLPFLIKGYSEIKHKLPDIKLVIAGNREARNFDAKIDEVLKKCDNKQDVIFPGFIDEKDKPALFQLAHLFVFPSLYEGFGIPVLEAMSRNVPVLVSDIPSAREVAGESAFYFNPFDLDDFSKKLYDVSVDERLRAELRTKGAKRFRDFSWKDAALNVLKIYQKLAS from the coding sequence ATGAAAATCGGAATTGATATCCGCAACATCGGAAAAAAGCGAACCGGCGATGAGGTGGTTTTTTTCAATTTGGTGAAAAATCTGACATTCATTAACAGCCGCAATGAATATTTTCTGTTCACCGACATCACTGACACTGTCGTATTACGTAATATGGTAATGAAGCCGCTGGGAATTGAAAACCGTTCCAATTTTAAGATAGTTTCCCTGAAAGCAGCTAATAAATTTATCTGGAACTCCTGGACTTTGCCGCGCTATCTTCGCCGCCATCCGGTTGATGTTTATCACACTCAGTACATTACGCCGTTTTTTGTTCCCAAGAAAATTAAAATTATAACTACCATCCACGACATCTCGTTTAATTTTTTTCCTCAACTTATTAAATTCTCTGATTTATTTTTTCTGAAAATACTCATTCCTCTGTCGCTCAAAAGAGCAAACAAAATAATAGCTGTTTCCCATTTCACGAAAGACGAAATTGTCAAATACTATAAGATCAATCCTGAAAAAATTGAAACGGTGCATAATTCTGTGGATGATGACTTCCTGCGAAATGATCCCTCTCCGGAAGAATTGGAAAAAGTGAGAAAAAAGTACAGTTTACCGGCTAAATTCATGCTTTACATCGGCACCATGCAGCCCCGCAAAAATTTGCCCTTTTTAATCAAAGGATACAGCGAAATCAAGCACAAACTGCCGGACATTAAGCTGGTAATCGCAGGCAATAGAGAAGCGCGTAATTTTGACGCAAAGATTGACGAAGTTCTGAAAAAGTGCGATAATAAACAGGATGTTATTTTTCCCGGCTTTATTGATGAAAAAGACAAGCCCGCACTGTTCCAATTAGCGCATCTCTTCGTTTTTCCTTCCCTTTATGAAGGATTCGGCATTCCTGTTCTGGAAGCGATGAGCCGGAATGTTCCAGTCCTGGTTTCTGATATACCAAGTGCCAGAGAAGTAGCCGGGGAATCAGCTTTTTATTTTAATCCTTTTGATCTTGATGATTTTTCCAAAAAATTATATGATGTTTCTGTAGATGAGCGCCTTCGTGCTGAATTGAGGACAAAAGGCGCCAAACGCTTCCGGGACTTTTCTTGGAAAGACGCGGCACTGAATGTTTTAAAAATATACCAGAAACTCGCCAGTTAA
- a CDS encoding O-antigen ligase family protein — protein sequence MTTAFEYFFSNLNRPKTYLILANILLVFFAILLSNLGVLPIKNLSDFLFFTLLFLLFSLYRPGWSFLFFVGTITLENINIAPGSLGIAVRPYQFFAGLTILAVLGRLVVGRLGFKLPRFSWYDIAPAVFAMSGFISVLGATDKNAGLKHSIVALSFVAIYFLARVFIQNIGDLKRIIPFFLSSGIVVIFYGIWQNIRFMKGLESFETMPGRPNATFAEPDWLGICLVLLLTVIYSLIYFFNNLQLTTYNLQQKRIYLSNCWLLVVGCLVLLILTVSRGAWLGVAAITIVFLLFALTKLSVKIREWQWRQFFQQFLFIAVAMIGSIGIVYIFNLTNFQIFNRIQSTGTGLQKITVSCEKDITLPEAIGNISALEQYNCRHINLEDIEKEKSAGNVIKEIYRTDPNVNIRGEIYRKSWQEIKKHPIFGIGWGNIGAVLGSDERRIALNSSNIFLEVWLGAGILGLLAIILIWVYILVRGIKYFSKDDLGEKTLGLFLFSGGLALITVNLFNAGIFLGILWLFFSISRINK from the coding sequence ATGACAACTGCTTTTGAATACTTTTTTAGTAATTTAAACAGACCCAAAACATATCTCATTCTAGCCAACATTTTGCTGGTTTTTTTCGCAATCCTCCTTTCTAATCTTGGTGTCTTGCCGATTAAGAATTTAAGCGACTTTTTGTTTTTTACTTTGCTCTTTTTGCTTTTCTCCTTGTACCGCCCGGGATGGAGTTTTTTGTTTTTCGTCGGGACAATCACGCTGGAAAATATTAACATCGCACCGGGTAGTTTAGGTATTGCTGTCAGGCCTTATCAGTTTTTTGCCGGTCTTACTATTTTGGCGGTACTAGGAAGATTAGTTGTGGGACGTCTGGGGTTTAAACTACCAAGATTTAGCTGGTATGATATCGCGCCGGCAGTTTTTGCAATGTCGGGATTTATTAGCGTTCTCGGCGCGACGGACAAAAACGCCGGCTTAAAGCATTCCATCGTTGCCCTTTCCTTTGTGGCCATATATTTTCTGGCAAGGGTGTTTATTCAAAATATTGGCGATCTCAAAAGAATCATTCCTTTTTTCTTGAGCTCGGGGATTGTTGTTATTTTTTACGGCATTTGGCAGAATATTCGCTTTATGAAAGGACTGGAGTCCTTTGAAACAATGCCGGGAAGGCCGAATGCAACGTTTGCGGAACCCGACTGGCTGGGCATTTGCTTGGTTTTATTGTTGACCGTAATATATTCACTAATTTATTTTTTTAACAACCTGCAACTTACAACTTACAACTTACAGCAAAAACGAATTTATTTATCAAATTGCTGGTTGTTAGTTGTTGGTTGTTTAGTTTTGTTAATTCTCACCGTTTCTCGCGGCGCTTGGCTGGGAGTAGCAGCTATTACCATCGTATTTTTATTATTTGCACTTACTAAACTATCAGTGAAGATTAGAGAGTGGCAATGGAGGCAATTTTTCCAGCAATTCCTTTTTATTGCTGTCGCAATGATTGGGAGTATTGGAATTGTTTACATTTTTAACTTAACAAACTTTCAAATTTTCAATCGAATTCAAAGCACAGGAACAGGACTTCAGAAAATTACTGTTTCCTGCGAAAAGGATATCACACTGCCAGAAGCAATAGGAAATATTTCAGCCCTGGAACAATACAATTGCCGGCATATTAACCTTGAAGATATTGAAAAAGAAAAATCGGCCGGCAATGTTATTAAAGAAATTTACCGCACCGATCCCAATGTTAACATTCGCGGTGAAATTTACCGGAAATCATGGCAGGAAATTAAAAAACACCCGATTTTCGGGATAGGGTGGGGGAATATCGGAGCGGTTTTAGGCAGCGACGAGCGAAGAATTGCCCTTAACTCAAGCAATATTTTTCTAGAAGTGTGGCTGGGAGCAGGAATCTTGGGACTGCTTGCTATAATTTTAATTTGGGTTTATATTTTAGTCAGGGGAATAAAGTATTTTTCAAAAGACGATCTGGGGGAAAAGACCCTCGGATTGTTTTTGTTTTCAGGAGGGCTGGCGCTTATAACCGTCAACTTGTTCAACGCTGGAATATTTTTGGGAATTTTGTGGTTGTTTTTTTCAATTTCAAGGATTAATAAGTAA
- a CDS encoding glycosyltransferase family 1 protein has product MKIGINASFARKPNTGIGQVTINFLKKLIELTTHNSQLTTLEFILYLEEDLPKEIKLPGNWEKRIFLPAYKRDDLVRKIWWEKFLLLKKVREDECDVFLSLYQSATLLPNMVKHIMVVHDIIPKLFPEYLNNSRKRLYWKLTEKAIRKADKIIAVSHRTEKDLVQHLGIDPAKITVSHIDVDEIYKKRVSEEKNKKVLKKYKLNPGYIYSGGGLEMRKNIERVIRAYKTLLDKNKQIHFINELPKLVISGKLMPELAPLATDAEKLIKELNLTQHVKLLDFVPQEDLPALYANAFMFVYPSLYEGFGLPVLEAMNQGTPVIASKVSSLPEIGRDAVLYCHPEDVGDIAMVMKNVLLNRHLRDTLSERGKERAKHFSWEKFGEKVLNIIEEL; this is encoded by the coding sequence ATGAAAATCGGAATCAATGCCTCTTTCGCCCGGAAGCCAAATACCGGCATCGGCCAGGTGACAATTAATTTCCTGAAGAAATTAATTGAACTCACAACCCATAACTCACAACTCACAACCCTAGAGTTTATTTTATATTTGGAAGAAGACCTGCCAAAAGAAATTAAACTGCCGGGAAATTGGGAGAAGCGCATATTTCTGCCTGCCTATAAACGCGACGATTTGGTCCGCAAAATTTGGTGGGAGAAATTTTTGCTGCTGAAAAAAGTTAGGGAAGATGAATGCGACGTCTTTTTAAGTTTGTATCAGTCCGCTACCTTATTACCTAATATGGTAAAACACATCATGGTAGTTCATGACATTATTCCTAAACTCTTTCCGGAATATCTCAATAACTCGCGGAAAAGATTATACTGGAAACTGACGGAAAAAGCAATTAGAAAAGCAGACAAAATCATCGCCGTGTCGCATCGCACCGAAAAGGACTTAGTTCAGCATCTTGGCATAGATCCGGCGAAGATAACGGTCTCGCATATTGATGTTGATGAAATTTATAAAAAGAGGGTTTCTGAAGAAAAAAATAAGAAAGTCCTAAAAAAATATAAACTGAATCCCGGTTATATTTACTCCGGCGGGGGGCTGGAGATGCGAAAAAATATTGAAAGGGTAATTCGGGCTTATAAAACATTGCTTGATAAGAACAAGCAAATTCATTTTATTAATGAACTGCCCAAACTGGTAATATCCGGAAAACTAATGCCCGAGCTGGCTCCGCTGGCAACCGATGCCGAGAAGCTGATAAAAGAGCTGAATTTAACCCAACACGTTAAACTACTGGATTTTGTTCCACAAGAGGATCTGCCGGCTTTGTATGCTAACGCCTTTATGTTTGTCTATCCTTCTCTTTACGAGGGATTTGGCCTGCCAGTACTGGAGGCGATGAATCAGGGAACGCCGGTAATTGCCTCCAAGGTCTCTTCTCTTCCCGAAATCGGGCGCGACGCGGTGCTTTACTGCCACCCGGAAGACGTCGGGGATATCGCGATGGTAATGAAAAATGTTTTGCTCAACAGGCACTTGCGCGACACTCTTTCCGAAAGGGGAAAAGAGCGTGCCAAGCATTTTTCGTGGGAAAAGTTTGGGGAGAAGGTTTTGAATATTATTGAAGAATTGTAA
- a CDS encoding EamA family transporter yields QGMFWGVTLNILAVYFLYKALDIADLSYLMPYMTLTSLTLIVPPIIILGEVPSLLGFIGIFLVVIGAIIMEIKKKARSLDSENTAKKNRRGLMYFLVTAGCFTITPTALTLAIRESSVLFTSFLSHLLIGIGFIALIVVFRETERAKEIYSDKSARKSFFGAVILAGLSIAIANTSINAALDVQKVAYVMGVKRLMPFFAFVIGLLYFKERTNLKKKMLATALMVAGAIVITIFK; encoded by the coding sequence CAGGGCATGTTTTGGGGAGTGACTCTCAATATCCTAGCCGTTTATTTTCTTTATAAGGCCTTGGATATTGCCGATTTGAGCTACTTGATGCCTTATATGACTCTGACATCGCTTACGCTCATCGTGCCACCGATAATAATTCTCGGCGAAGTGCCTTCACTTCTTGGATTCATTGGCATATTTCTCGTGGTTATTGGAGCGATAATAATGGAGATCAAAAAGAAAGCCAGAAGCTTGGATTCAGAAAACACGGCGAAAAAGAATAGAAGGGGACTGATGTATTTTCTGGTCACAGCCGGATGCTTCACAATCACGCCCACCGCCCTTACTCTGGCAATTCGCGAAAGTTCCGTTCTTTTTACCAGCTTTCTGTCGCATCTGCTTATCGGAATTGGGTTTATAGCTCTTATAGTGGTTTTTAGAGAAACTGAAAGAGCGAAAGAAATCTATTCTGATAAATCAGCAAGAAAAAGTTTTTTTGGAGCTGTGATTTTGGCCGGGCTTTCGATTGCTATCGCCAACACAAGTATTAATGCCGCGCTGGATGTCCAGAAAGTCGCGTATGTTATGGGCGTGAAGCGCTTAATGCCGTTTTTCGCATTTGTCATCGGCTTGCTCTATTTCAAAGAAAGAACCAATCTCAAGAAAAAGATGCTGGCCACCGCGTTGATGGTCGCCGGAGCGATTGTAATAACCATTTTTAAGTGA